One stretch of Haladaptatus sp. R4 DNA includes these proteins:
- a CDS encoding acyl-CoA dehydrogenase family protein: protein MEYDDPKRGRDVAKRVRTFVRDEVIPVEREHLGGEPVSDDTMRRLREQAKEYDVYAPQIPEEHGGLGMAFHEMLPVFEAAGRSLLGPAAIRVDAPDEGNMHTLELVGTDEQKENWLDPLVAGDAKSGFSMTEPNPGAGSDPKMLRTTAEKREAQSASERSGTTAEQDGDEWVINGHKWWTTQGSEADVLLVMALTDPDAHPYEGCSIFLVPSDTPGVEVVRDIPHVGGGVTGMSHAEIKYENVRIPEENLLGEENAGFAIAQQRLGPARLTHCMRYSGMAERALDIAKAYADERQAFDGPLSDKQAIRFEIAEIETRLHAVRTMVRHAAGQIAAGEEARIAVSMSKVYAANVVQDAIDTAVQICGGNGIGKDLPLADFYESVRQFRIVDGADEVHKRVIARDAFSDLDPSEVEHLVRYDG, encoded by the coding sequence ATGGAGTACGACGACCCGAAACGAGGGCGAGACGTCGCCAAACGCGTCCGAACGTTCGTCCGAGACGAGGTGATTCCCGTCGAACGCGAGCATCTCGGCGGGGAACCCGTTTCCGACGACACCATGCGGCGACTCCGCGAGCAAGCGAAGGAGTACGACGTGTACGCACCCCAGATTCCGGAGGAACACGGCGGATTGGGGATGGCGTTCCACGAGATGCTCCCCGTCTTCGAGGCAGCCGGGCGGAGCCTCCTCGGACCCGCCGCCATCCGCGTGGACGCCCCGGACGAGGGCAACATGCACACCCTCGAACTGGTGGGAACGGACGAGCAGAAGGAGAACTGGCTCGACCCGCTGGTCGCGGGCGACGCCAAATCCGGTTTCTCCATGACCGAACCGAATCCGGGTGCTGGCTCGGACCCGAAGATGCTCAGAACGACCGCGGAGAAACGCGAGGCGCAGAGCGCCTCGGAGCGGAGCGGTACAACCGCAGAGCAGGACGGCGACGAGTGGGTGATAAACGGCCACAAGTGGTGGACGACGCAGGGAAGCGAGGCCGACGTCCTCCTCGTGATGGCGTTGACCGACCCGGACGCCCACCCCTACGAGGGGTGTTCCATCTTCCTCGTCCCGTCCGACACCCCCGGCGTCGAAGTCGTGCGCGACATCCCGCACGTCGGCGGCGGCGTCACCGGCATGAGCCACGCGGAGATCAAGTACGAGAACGTTCGAATCCCGGAGGAGAACCTGCTCGGGGAGGAGAACGCCGGGTTCGCCATCGCCCAACAGCGACTCGGTCCGGCGCGGTTGACCCACTGCATGCGCTACTCGGGCATGGCCGAACGCGCCCTCGACATCGCCAAAGCCTACGCCGACGAGCGACAGGCCTTCGACGGTCCGCTCTCGGACAAGCAGGCGATCCGGTTCGAAATCGCCGAAATCGAGACCCGACTCCACGCGGTTCGGACGATGGTTCGCCACGCGGCCGGGCAAATCGCGGCGGGCGAGGAGGCCCGTATCGCGGTGTCGATGAGCAAGGTGTACGCCGCGAACGTCGTTCAGGACGCAATCGACACGGCCGTCCAGATTTGCGGCGGCAACGGCATCGGAAAGGACCTCCCGCTCGCAGATTTCTACGAGAGCGTCCGCCAGTTCCGCATCGTGGACGGCGCGGACGAGGTCCACAAGCGAGTTATCGCGCGAGACGCGTTTTCGGACCTCGACCCGAGCGAAGTCGAGCATCTGGTTCGGTACGACGGATAG
- a CDS encoding phosphotransferase family protein, whose translation MTNENGDYFERLVDTNALRTYLEEQLGNAEGYDVSHHAEGHSNETLFVTWGDRELVIRRPPPGETAETAHDVLREYRVMDALQDTAVPVPTTVLACEDHSVIGSDFYVMDRVEGDVLRDEEPPRFRTPNARRTIGEELADTLAAIHRLDYEAVGLGEFGYPSGYTERQVERWTKQLDWAFERTTEERAVPELETVGDWLADNCPDEHEHTLVHGDYKLDNVMYGPETPPEIVGVFDWEMATLGDPLADLGWMLSYWRDPGDPEPATPELVSTFMEADEYPTRKELVERYEDAAGIEYENDRFYRALAVYKLAALGEMFYRRFLEGNSDDPMYPQMEEQVPDLARRAAGIIDGDEPL comes from the coding sequence ATGACCAACGAAAATGGGGATTACTTCGAACGACTCGTCGATACGAACGCGCTCCGGACGTATCTGGAAGAACAGTTGGGCAACGCCGAGGGGTACGACGTCTCCCACCACGCGGAGGGCCACTCCAACGAGACGCTGTTCGTGACGTGGGGCGACCGGGAACTGGTGATTCGGCGACCACCGCCGGGCGAAACGGCCGAGACGGCCCACGACGTGCTTCGGGAGTATCGGGTGATGGACGCGCTTCAGGACACGGCCGTTCCGGTTCCAACGACCGTGTTGGCCTGCGAGGACCACTCGGTCATCGGCAGCGACTTCTACGTGATGGACCGAGTCGAGGGCGACGTGCTCCGGGACGAGGAGCCACCGCGCTTCCGAACCCCGAACGCGCGGCGGACCATCGGCGAGGAACTCGCGGACACGCTCGCGGCGATTCACAGGCTCGACTACGAGGCGGTCGGTTTGGGCGAGTTCGGCTACCCGTCCGGCTACACGGAACGGCAGGTCGAACGGTGGACCAAGCAACTCGACTGGGCGTTCGAACGAACGACCGAGGAGCGGGCCGTCCCAGAACTGGAGACGGTCGGCGATTGGCTGGCCGACAACTGTCCCGACGAACACGAACACACGCTGGTGCACGGCGATTACAAACTCGACAACGTGATGTACGGCCCGGAGACGCCGCCGGAAATCGTCGGCGTCTTCGACTGGGAGATGGCGACGCTCGGCGACCCGCTGGCCGACCTCGGGTGGATGTTGTCGTACTGGCGCGACCCCGGCGACCCCGAACCGGCGACGCCGGAACTGGTTTCGACGTTCATGGAGGCCGACGAGTACCCCACTCGTAAGGAACTCGTGGAGCGCTACGAGGATGCGGCGGGTATCGAGTACGAGAACGACCGATTTTATCGGGCGCTCGCGGTGTACAAACTCGCCGCGCTGGGCGAGATGTTCTACCGGCGATTCCTCGAAGGTAACAGCGACGACCCGATGTACCCGCAGATGGAGGAGCAGGTCCCTGACCTCGCACGACGCGCGGCGGGTATCATCGACGGGGACGAGCCGCTGTAA